The window ttaccaaatctcaataatacaaaagtattttcagaaaagtttataagcctgaaacgtctatcttattctttctctcgaactcgtgtataacacactgtgatcgttgtgtaacacaagcggttggtaaaagattaacaaTAATACGCGTCGATGAACGGTATGTGGATGACGGAGGAGTGCAAGAGATCGTTCATGGAGATGAAGTGGAAGAAAGTGCACAGATACATCGTTTTCAAGATCGAGGAGAAATCCAATAAAGTCACCGTTGACAAGGTTGGTGCTACCGGCGAGACCTATCAAGATCTCGCCGCTTCCTTACCGGAGGATGACTGTCGCTACGCCGTGTTTGATTTCGATTACGTGACCGTTGATAACTGCCGCATGAGCAAGCTCTTCTTCATCACCTGGTCAGTGTTTTAGTCTTCTTAAACTGTTAAACGTATTCTTATATCCTTTTACCACTCTATAAGATGGTCAAATCCATTTGAACGTAACCAATCCGAAATCACAATCATACCAAACCAATCTGAGCCGAAACCGAACCAATCCGACCAAGGGTCAAAacgttattttttttgttgttgtgtgaATATATAGGTCCCCGGAGGCGTCGAGAATAAGAGAGAAGATGATGTATGCAACGTCGAAGAGTGGGCTGAGAAGAGTGTTGGAAGGCATTCACTATGAGCTTCAAGCCACCGACCCAACCGAGATGGGATTTGACAAAATCCAGGACCGGACCAAATAAGTCTACATTCCATTTAACCGGAGTTACATGCTTCAGTGATCAGTAGCTGTTATTAACAACAGTCATGGGAAGCAATTAATTATCTGTTAATGTTAGTTATTGATGTTTAGTGCTTAACTTCGTATTTGCTTTTAGTTGTCAAACAAAAGAATAGCACTCCTTTTGTTGACAAGAGTTGTATTGACTATTGTTTCTGGTTCATGTTTGTTAGTCTTAATGTTAAATGTTATGTATGCCTCTGCTGCCGCTAATGCTGCTAATAAAAAGCCTAAGTTTATCTGAATTGTATTGGAACTAATGTCATTCAAGCAAAGCATGATACTGCTTAACTTGAACGTCATATGTAAAGTGTGATCAATTTTACTGGAAGTACAACTTAAATAGTCttataattatgaaaaagaGTGAGACTAATTTTCTTTAGAGAGGGTGCTTAGAAAAAGAGATTTAGTTAAACTTAAAAACATGAACTATTGACTGGCGAGCATGGTGATAGAATTTGTATTCATATTTGCTTGCAGTGTTACGTTTACAAACTTTTCCGGATTGGGTTAGGCCCAATTACAAATTCACTTGTGGATCTTAAACAAACTAAATAGTTTATTGGTAAACCCTACCTCACAATCTCACATGATCCAAATCTTCCAATTGATCTTTAAATATTTGTGAGGAAGGGATAATGAATATAGGATAGCTGGTAAAACAAATCTTCTAATGGATCTTTCTTGGTCCTCGGCCcaagaaaaattaatattaaaggATTATATTAGTTACCCGATATTGGTTTAGCAAAATGCTCTCgtagctcagttggttagagcaCCCGTTTAGTAAGCGGGAGGTCTTGAGTTCAACTTTCAACGAAAGCATTTGTCCTTTTATTACTTTTAACCTTTTTGACCAGACAAATATCTAGAAAGGTATCTAGGCATATTTGCTGGGACCGACCGAGTTTCACCTCGAAAACCGAAATGATGAAATCTTCGTTGTTGATTGCGGAGAGACTTTTAACTCTTGCAAGTCTTCAATCCCAATTCACCGTTTCATGCGCTCCATCatgttagaattttttttgtttccttagtAAATAAGTAGTCAACATACAAACACCCTTTAATGATTTCAAACTTAGGTAGCTTTTCTTATTCAGTTGAGACACAACATTATAATTAGATATTTATACCAAGAAAAGTGTTAGTATATATAGTATTAGTTATCAATTTTACTTTAACTTTAAAGTAGGTTTTAGCTTGATAAACAAACCATATGATATGAAATGTCCCCTTCTTTTAAAAAGCTTACAACTTTTACGGTTGAAAaagttatgtttttatatatgggggtatatatgtgattatgtgaataataattttgttgatGATACCCGCTGTCACAATGGACCATGTGATTAACTTTCAAGTTTTCATCTCACAAAGAAGTGATTTTCAATCATGTGATCACCATCACCATGCCATTAGCTTAGAAGATAGATAGATGTATTTTACAATGGCTCGGCCATGTCTAtggacatatatatttttaattcaaagACAAATGGGCTAGACCacttttttaaatgtaattgtTTGTATGACCAGAAATATGAAATGGTTAGTTGGATGTTGATATAGTCATGGGAAACTTATTGAAACATGGTTTCCATTTATTGACGACAAAATTAGGTCCATCCTGGAATGTGTGTGTATTTGCAGTCCCTCTTACATCTCTTTGATTGCTCATGCGAGGTAGATGAATTTGTTTCAACAGTTCACGAGTTATTACAATTTCTAACACCAACTTTCACACCTTCGCTATAGAGGGTAGATAGCATAATGTACTACAAACATTGAGCTTACCAACTTCATTTTCACAATAAGAATGTGTTCAGTCCATTCGCTAACTACTCATTTTACCGTTAACTAATTAGTTGTGTACTGTTCTAACTTTTCATTCAGTTGTTTGATTGGCAAATGCAACTATACTTACATAGTCGATCTCATAAACTTGTAAGTACATATATACTTTACATTTGTGATTAGTCCactacataatatataaaatctagTGAGTAGTACCAGTGACTATTGTGTGTGTAGTAGATATGCAAAGCCTATGGAGCTTTCTTATCATATACATTGTTAGATCCTGCAGAATCTACAGTCGAATAAACCCAATCAAAGAAGTAGGGCTTCACCAcccatttcttttatttttatttaattttaagtgGGAACTCAGATAAACGTCAAAGCGTACACATACGTATACCTCCACAGTTATGCCACTTTGCACAAATCAATCATCTTTGTCTTTC of the Brassica rapa cultivar Chiifu-401-42 chromosome A03, CAAS_Brap_v3.01, whole genome shotgun sequence genome contains:
- the LOC103862381 gene encoding actin-depolymerizing factor 9, whose protein sequence is MNGMWMTEECKRSFMEMKWKKVHRYIVFKIEEKSNKVTVDKVGATGETYQDLAASLPEDDCRYAVFDFDYVTVDNCRMSKLFFITWSPEASRIREKMMYATSKSGLRRVLEGIHYELQATDPTEMGFDKIQDRTK